Proteins from a single region of Alloscardovia omnicolens:
- a CDS encoding glycoside hydrolase family 3 N-terminal domain-containing protein, which produces MLELNMDDVLAVLGSVKVYVIAIGLAVVLALAITVITNKKVITHRGLRKLTHASTWIVAIIAALVAVNMMLLEPLNNVITLSTNARLALSKTTIQKTNDLAVNLEREGVVLLQNNDQQLPISKSGHINVFGWASTNPIYGGTGSGALSDAYPTTSILESLTSAGFSVNKQLSKFYTDYSTQRGEIAVTQADWTLPEPPATTYSQELMDNAKSYSDTAVVVLGRVGGEGLDLPKDMNAQGVVYHNNSSDYKDFEDGQHYLELNHTEKDMLDLVTSNFNKVILIYNGANAFEMGFLNQYPQIKSVLWAPHPGQAGFKALGEILNGTVNPSGKTADTFVKDFTAAPSFNNFGDFKYANASEFEIESARGLRSPRFVNYVEGIYVGYRFYETAADMGVIDYDSVVQYPFGYGLSYTSFDQTLNDVSYDNETINVTVTVKNTGAVAGKDVVEVYSNPPYTNGGVEKSTANLVAYEKTRELKPGQSQTVTVSFHQDDLASYDYKNARAYVLEAGNYAISIRRDSHHIIDSQNITVGSTLTYNAQGKTHASDQKVATNVFDDVAGEVTYLSRENNFANYAQAVAAPTNYNMSDTAKETFYNNGNYNPRNFDKKSDVMPVTGAKNGVRLAQLCGKSYEDKQWDKLLDQLTVDEMNTLIANGGYGNAAIESIGKIRLSDVDGPAALKDNFTGVSSIGLPANVVLANTWNKELAQEFGKNIGLMAHELNIAGWYAPSINIHRSEFGGRNFEYFSEDPLLTGTLASGQVLGAAQYGVYAFAKHFALNEQETQRNGQLTTWSQEQAIREIYLKPFEIVIKANNKAGVKAMAIMSAFNYVGNTYASAQLALNQTVLRDEWGFRGMVETDYFSGPNYGYQNADQLIRGGTDIMLATAKTTNYVTDKSATAVIEMRRAAHNILYTTVNSWQYEKGEPRARMDTWKIVLFVADGVCALLLAGCAVMALLKFRARRLADASAQTVRGAAADGSEAIQGVEATDAAEIAEAEDRENR; this is translated from the coding sequence ATGCTTGAACTCAATATGGATGATGTTCTTGCAGTGCTTGGATCAGTAAAGGTATATGTTATTGCTATTGGTTTAGCTGTGGTTCTTGCGCTTGCAATCACTGTGATTACAAACAAAAAAGTGATAACTCATCGTGGTCTACGTAAGCTTACTCATGCGAGTACGTGGATTGTAGCCATTATTGCTGCGCTTGTTGCGGTTAATATGATGCTTTTAGAGCCGTTGAATAATGTTATAACTTTATCGACGAATGCTCGCCTTGCCCTCAGTAAGACAACAATCCAGAAGACCAATGATTTGGCCGTTAATCTTGAGCGTGAAGGTGTTGTTCTACTTCAGAATAATGATCAACAATTACCTATTTCGAAGTCGGGACATATCAATGTATTTGGATGGGCATCGACAAATCCTATTTATGGAGGAACTGGTTCGGGAGCTTTGTCTGACGCGTATCCTACAACATCTATCTTGGAGTCGTTAACTTCGGCTGGCTTTAGTGTGAATAAACAGCTCAGCAAGTTTTATACTGATTACTCCACGCAGCGCGGAGAAATTGCTGTGACGCAGGCAGATTGGACTCTTCCAGAACCGCCTGCAACAACATATTCGCAGGAATTGATGGATAATGCCAAGAGCTATTCCGATACAGCTGTGGTTGTTCTTGGACGTGTGGGTGGTGAAGGCCTTGATCTACCTAAAGATATGAATGCTCAGGGAGTTGTGTATCACAATAATTCTTCTGATTATAAGGATTTTGAGGATGGTCAGCATTATCTTGAACTGAACCACACAGAAAAAGACATGCTTGATCTTGTTACCTCAAACTTTAATAAGGTTATTCTCATCTACAATGGTGCGAATGCTTTTGAAATGGGCTTCTTGAACCAATATCCGCAGATCAAGTCTGTGCTCTGGGCGCCGCATCCAGGACAAGCAGGTTTTAAAGCTCTTGGTGAGATCTTAAATGGAACTGTTAATCCTTCCGGTAAAACAGCAGATACTTTTGTTAAAGACTTCACTGCAGCGCCATCATTCAATAATTTTGGTGACTTCAAGTATGCTAATGCTTCTGAATTTGAGATCGAGTCTGCACGTGGATTACGTTCTCCTCGATTTGTGAACTATGTAGAAGGAATCTATGTAGGATATCGTTTCTACGAAACAGCTGCCGATATGGGAGTTATTGATTATGACAGTGTGGTGCAATATCCATTTGGATATGGATTGAGCTATACGAGTTTTGATCAGACTTTGAATGATGTTTCGTATGATAATGAAACCATTAATGTTACAGTAACAGTGAAGAATACCGGTGCTGTAGCTGGCAAAGATGTTGTGGAAGTGTATTCAAATCCGCCATATACAAATGGAGGAGTTGAAAAGTCCACCGCTAATCTTGTGGCATATGAGAAAACACGTGAACTCAAACCAGGACAATCTCAAACCGTAACTGTGAGCTTTCATCAGGATGATTTAGCGTCATACGATTACAAGAATGCGCGAGCATACGTTCTTGAAGCAGGAAATTACGCAATTTCTATTCGGCGAGATAGTCACCATATTATTGATTCTCAAAATATAACAGTTGGATCAACTCTCACATACAACGCACAGGGCAAAACTCATGCATCGGATCAAAAAGTGGCAACAAATGTTTTTGATGATGTTGCAGGGGAGGTGACTTATCTTTCCCGTGAAAATAACTTTGCAAATTATGCTCAGGCAGTTGCTGCGCCAACGAATTACAATATGTCTGACACGGCTAAAGAAACCTTCTACAATAACGGTAATTATAACCCTCGCAATTTTGATAAGAAAAGCGATGTTATGCCTGTAACGGGGGCAAAAAATGGGGTTCGATTAGCTCAGCTGTGTGGAAAATCTTACGAAGATAAACAGTGGGATAAACTTCTCGATCAGCTCACCGTTGATGAGATGAACACTCTTATTGCTAATGGCGGATACGGTAATGCTGCTATTGAATCTATTGGCAAAATCCGTTTATCTGATGTAGATGGTCCAGCAGCGTTGAAAGATAACTTTACTGGTGTATCCTCTATTGGATTGCCTGCAAATGTTGTTCTTGCTAATACGTGGAATAAAGAATTAGCTCAAGAATTTGGTAAGAATATTGGTCTTATGGCGCATGAGCTGAATATTGCTGGATGGTATGCTCCATCAATTAATATTCATCGCAGTGAGTTTGGAGGGCGTAATTTCGAGTACTTCTCAGAAGATCCACTCTTAACAGGAACTCTTGCATCTGGACAGGTACTCGGCGCAGCTCAGTATGGCGTATATGCTTTTGCTAAGCATTTTGCTTTGAATGAGCAGGAAACTCAACGAAATGGGCAGCTGACCACATGGTCTCAAGAACAAGCGATTCGAGAGATATATCTCAAACCGTTTGAAATTGTCATCAAAGCAAATAATAAAGCTGGTGTGAAAGCTATGGCTATTATGAGTGCATTTAACTACGTGGGCAATACGTATGCTAGTGCTCAACTTGCTTTAAACCAGACTGTTTTGCGCGACGAGTGGGGCTTTAGAGGCATGGTAGAAACAGATTATTTCTCTGGACCTAACTATGGCTACCAAAACGCTGATCAGCTTATTCGCGGCGGTACTGACATTATGTTAGCTACAGCAAAAACCACGAATTATGTAACCGATAAGAGTGCAACAGCTGTGATTGAGATGCGTCGCGCGGCGCATAACATTCTGTATACAACAGTCAATTCATGGCAGTATGAAAAGGGAGAACCTCGCGCTCGCATGGACACGTGGAAGATTGTTCTGTTCGTTGCAGATGGTGTATGCGCTCTTCTCCTAGCAGGATGCGCTGTTATGGCTCTTCTTAAGTTTAGAGCGCGTCGCTTAGCTGATGCTTCTGCTCAGACTGTGCGTGGTGCGGCAGCTGATGGTTCTGAAGCTATTCAAGGAGTTGAAGCTACGGACGCTGCTGAAATTGCTGAAGCTGAGGATCGTGAAAATCGGTGA
- the rpoB gene encoding DNA-directed RNA polymerase subunit beta, whose product MAAQKSNSATAVIARADENDIKLRKATDRVNFGSIREPIEVPDLLGVQTDSFDWLIGNERWQARVAEDEKNGTFTVPHVSGLDEVFNEISPIENFAQTMSLTFSDPYFEDPRHTVQECKEKDYTYSAPLYVNAEFTNYETGEIKSQTVFMGDFPLQTPHGTFIIGGTERVIVSQLVRSPGVYFDRQAVQSSDKEVFGAKIIPSRGAWLEFEIDKRDVLGVRIDRKRKQSAIVFLKAIGMTDSEIAEAFKDYPLVMQALNEDKTVDQEAALVDLYHKIRPNDAATADAGRNLLDSFYFNTKRYDLARVGRYKINHKLGLEADVNDRSLSREDIISTIKYLVSLHAGSATFPGKRNGEDVDLRVDVDDIDHFGNRRIRQVGELVQNQLRTGLSRMERVVRERMTTQDAEAITPQSLLNIRPVAAAIKEFFGTSQLSQFMDQNNPLAGVTNKRRLSALGPGGLSRDRASMEVRDVHQSHFGRMCPIESPEGPNIGLIGSLATFGRVNPFGFIETPYRKVVDGQVTNDVVYMTADQESEHFIAQANQKLDADGRFLTEEALVRDANAEAEDVPVSQVDFMDVSPRQMVSVGASLIPFLEHDEGHRALMGANMQRQAVPLIKSERPLVGTGTEWRAAVDSGDVIKADKDGVVIYVSADLIRVMNDDGTQSSYKLVKFQRSNQTTCYNQIPLVNEGDRVEAGSVLADGPATDQGELALGKNLLVAFMPWNGYNYEDAIIISQRLVQDDTLSSIHIEEYEIDARETKLGAEEITRDLPNVGEDALANLDDRGIIRVGAEVEPGDILVGKVTPKGETELTPEERLLRAIFGEKSREVRDTSLRVPHGENGTVIGIKEITREDAEEDGDELPTGVNHMIRVYIAQHRKITQGDKLAGRHGNKGVISRILPEEDMPFLADGTPVDIMLNPLGVPSRMNVGQVLEFHLGWIAKSGWDISLDPDLEAAWKNYIPEGAEKGEPGTPVATPVFDGVKPDVLNGLLSTTLPNRDGDHMVGKNGKAQLFDGRTGEPFGKPISVGYMYMLKLHHLVDDKIHARSTGPYSMITQQPLGGKAQFGGQRFGEMEVWALEAYGAAHTLHEMMTVKSDDVDGRVRVYGAIVKGDNLPSAGIPESFKVLLKEMQSLSLNVEVLNAEGVAIDMKEEDGDPVSATDDLGFNIGTRPDASAGYEEPVASEFQA is encoded by the coding sequence TTGGCTGCTCAGAAAAGCAATAGTGCAACGGCAGTAATTGCACGCGCAGATGAAAATGACATCAAGCTGCGTAAAGCTACTGACCGTGTTAATTTCGGCTCTATCCGTGAGCCAATTGAAGTGCCTGATCTTCTTGGCGTGCAAACCGATAGCTTTGATTGGCTGATTGGTAATGAACGCTGGCAGGCACGCGTAGCTGAAGATGAAAAGAACGGTACTTTTACTGTTCCTCACGTCTCCGGTTTAGATGAGGTCTTTAATGAAATTTCTCCTATTGAGAATTTCGCTCAGACTATGTCTTTGACCTTCTCTGACCCATATTTCGAAGATCCACGTCACACCGTGCAGGAGTGCAAGGAAAAGGATTACACCTACAGTGCTCCTTTGTATGTAAACGCAGAATTCACCAATTATGAAACTGGTGAGATTAAGTCTCAGACCGTGTTCATGGGTGACTTCCCTCTGCAAACACCTCACGGTACTTTTATTATTGGCGGTACAGAGCGCGTTATCGTTTCTCAGCTGGTACGTTCCCCAGGTGTGTACTTCGACCGTCAAGCAGTCCAGTCTTCTGATAAGGAAGTTTTCGGCGCAAAGATTATTCCAAGTCGTGGTGCATGGCTTGAGTTTGAAATCGATAAGCGTGACGTCTTGGGCGTGCGCATCGACCGTAAGCGTAAGCAGTCTGCAATTGTCTTCTTGAAGGCTATTGGTATGACTGACTCCGAGATTGCAGAAGCTTTCAAGGATTACCCACTGGTTATGCAGGCTTTGAATGAAGATAAGACTGTTGACCAGGAAGCAGCTTTGGTTGATTTGTATCACAAGATTCGTCCAAATGATGCAGCAACTGCAGATGCAGGACGTAACTTGCTTGACTCCTTCTACTTCAACACCAAGCGTTACGATTTGGCTCGCGTGGGACGTTACAAGATTAATCACAAGCTTGGTCTTGAAGCTGATGTGAACGATCGTTCCTTGTCTCGCGAGGACATTATCTCCACTATTAAGTACTTGGTGAGCTTGCATGCAGGCAGCGCCACTTTCCCAGGCAAGCGCAACGGCGAAGATGTTGATTTGCGTGTGGACGTGGACGATATTGATCACTTCGGTAATCGTCGTATTCGTCAGGTGGGTGAGTTGGTACAAAACCAGCTTCGTACTGGTTTGTCTCGTATGGAACGTGTTGTGCGTGAGCGTATGACAACTCAGGATGCTGAGGCTATTACTCCTCAGTCCTTGCTGAACATTCGTCCAGTTGCAGCAGCAATCAAGGAGTTCTTCGGTACTTCTCAGCTCTCCCAGTTCATGGATCAGAACAATCCTCTTGCAGGCGTGACTAACAAGCGTCGTTTGTCTGCTTTGGGTCCTGGTGGTCTGTCTCGTGACCGCGCATCCATGGAAGTTCGTGACGTGCATCAGTCCCACTTCGGACGTATGTGCCCAATTGAATCTCCTGAAGGTCCAAACATTGGTTTGATTGGTTCCCTCGCAACATTTGGTCGCGTCAATCCATTTGGCTTCATTGAAACTCCATACCGCAAGGTTGTGGACGGTCAGGTAACCAATGATGTTGTGTACATGACTGCAGATCAGGAATCTGAGCACTTCATCGCTCAGGCAAACCAGAAGCTCGATGCTGATGGTCGCTTCCTCACAGAAGAAGCATTGGTACGAGATGCTAATGCTGAAGCAGAGGATGTGCCTGTATCTCAGGTTGACTTTATGGATGTATCCCCACGCCAGATGGTGTCTGTGGGCGCATCTTTGATTCCGTTCTTGGAGCATGATGAAGGTCACCGTGCATTGATGGGTGCAAACATGCAGCGCCAGGCAGTGCCTTTGATCAAGTCTGAGCGCCCATTGGTTGGTACCGGTACTGAATGGCGTGCAGCAGTTGATTCTGGTGACGTTATTAAGGCTGATAAGGATGGCGTAGTCATCTACGTTTCTGCTGATTTGATTCGCGTGATGAACGATGATGGCACTCAGTCTTCCTACAAGCTTGTTAAGTTCCAGCGTTCTAACCAGACCACATGCTACAACCAGATTCCTTTGGTTAACGAAGGAGATCGCGTTGAAGCAGGTTCTGTTTTGGCTGATGGTCCTGCAACGGATCAGGGTGAACTTGCATTGGGTAAGAACTTGCTCGTAGCTTTCATGCCTTGGAATGGTTACAACTACGAGGATGCAATTATCATTTCTCAGCGCCTTGTTCAGGACGATACACTCTCATCCATTCACATCGAAGAGTACGAAATTGATGCACGTGAGACTAAGCTCGGTGCAGAAGAAATTACTCGTGATCTTCCAAACGTTGGTGAAGATGCTTTAGCTAACCTCGATGACCGCGGTATTATTCGCGTAGGTGCTGAAGTAGAGCCAGGCGATATTCTCGTGGGTAAGGTAACTCCAAAGGGTGAAACTGAGCTGACACCAGAAGAGCGTTTGCTCCGTGCAATCTTCGGTGAGAAGAGCCGTGAAGTTCGTGACACGTCTTTGCGAGTTCCTCACGGTGAAAACGGTACCGTTATTGGTATTAAGGAAATTACCCGAGAAGATGCTGAAGAAGATGGCGACGAACTGCCAACCGGCGTCAACCACATGATCCGCGTGTACATTGCCCAGCATCGTAAGATTACGCAGGGTGATAAGCTCGCAGGTCGTCACGGTAATAAGGGTGTTATTTCCCGTATTCTGCCAGAAGAAGATATGCCATTCCTTGCAGATGGTACTCCAGTTGACATTATGCTTAACCCATTGGGTGTGCCTTCTCGAATGAATGTTGGACAGGTTTTGGAATTCCACTTGGGTTGGATTGCTAAGTCTGGTTGGGATATTAGCCTCGATCCAGATTTGGAAGCAGCATGGAAGAATTACATTCCAGAAGGTGCTGAAAAGGGTGAACCAGGAACTCCAGTGGCAACACCAGTATTTGATGGTGTAAAGCCAGATGTTCTCAACGGTTTGCTTTCTACCACCTTACCTAACCGTGATGGTGACCATATGGTGGGTAAGAACGGTAAGGCACAGCTGTTTGATGGTCGTACAGGTGAACCATTCGGCAAGCCAATTTCCGTGGGTTACATGTACATGCTGAAGTTGCATCACTTGGTAGATGACAAGATTCATGCTCGTTCCACAGGTCCTTACTCCATGATTACCCAGCAGCCATTGGGCGGTAAAGCTCAGTTCGGTGGCCAGCGCTTCGGTGAGATGGAAGTATGGGCTCTGGAAGCTTACGGTGCAGCACATACTCTTCACGAAATGATGACTGTAAAGTCTGATGATGTGGACGGTCGCGTGCGCGTATATGGTGCTATCGTCAAGGGCGATAACTTGCCATCCGCAGGTATTCCAGAATCCTTCAAGGTTCTGCTCAAGGAAATGCAGTCTCTGTCTCTTAATGTTGAAGTGCTCAACGCTGAAGGTGTAGCAATCGACATGAAGGAAGAGGACGGCGACCCAGTTTCCGCTACTGATGATCTCGGCTTCAATATTGGAACTCGCCCAGATGCATCCGCTGGTTACGAAGAGCCAGTTGCATCCGAATTCCAGGCATAA
- a CDS encoding DNA-directed RNA polymerase subunit beta' — MLDVNAFDQVRIGLATAEEIRGWSHGEVKKPETINYRTLKPEKDGLFGEQIFGPTRDWECACGKYKRVRFKGIVCERCGVEVTRSRVRRERMGHIELAAPVTHIWFFKGVPSRLGYLLDMSPKDLEKVIYFAAYMVTKVDEETRHADLPDLQDEFDVEISRLAQRRDNELDTRAKKLEEDLAELEAEGGKSPAKAKLRSSAERELKNIRQKYDDEIARLTAVWDKFMSLKPGDMEGDVDLWREMEDRYGDYFEGCMGAEAIRQRLLDFDLQAATEELQDAIATGTGQRKARALKRLKVVRSFVDTGKSPAAMVLDVIPVIPPDLRPMVQLDGGRFATSDLNDLYRRVINRNNRLKRLIELGAPEIMLNNEKRMLQEAVDSLFDNGRRGRPVTGASNRPLKSLSDMLKGKQGRFRQNLLGKRVDYSGRSVIVVGPSLRMHQCGLPKSMALELFKPFVIKRLVDKGYSQNMKSAKRLVDRGDVVVWDVLEEVIAEHPVLLNRAPTLHRLGIQAFEPVLVEGKAIHLPPLACAAFNADFDGDQMAVHLPLSAEAQAEARTLMMGSDNILKPADGHTVTMPSQDMIIGLFYLSTVVEGAKGQGRVFSSMAEARMALDLGEIDMQARILIRQPEDFVLPKNWQPSEVEIIDPIDNGVTVAKEERFADGSVLFATSYGRMLFNETLPVDYPFVNEQVAKGKLSGIVDDIAARYSTQQVAATLDALKDLGFTRAPWSGVTMAFSDIVAPSNHQEIVASYEDQARKVNSQYDMGLLTEEERKQELINLWTECTDKVAEAMQENFHDDNNVNIMVQSGARGNWMQIRQIAGMRGLVADPKGETIARPVKSNYRDGLSVLEYFISQHGARKGLADTALRTAESGYLTRRLVDVSQDVIVRSHDCGSKKGLPMQIAERDADGNLTLVKSADGGPYSRILAADVIDPADGETVLYKRGDALSMDVLNDLVAHGVETVSGRSVLTCESTNGVCAMCYGWSLATNRLVDIGEAVGIVAAQSIGEPGTQLTLRSFHSGGVASASDITQGLPRVAELFEARNPKGEAPIAADAGTVRIEDTEAGRKILLSPDDGSDVVEYPVSRRNPVIVQDGQHVEAGDQLTEGSVDPKKITDILGARAGQVSIVEGVHDVYRSQGVDIHDKHIEVIVHQMLRRVTVIESGDTKYLPGELVDQQIFRAANKAAVAAGQKPGVGRPVLMGITKASLATESWLSAASFQETTRVLTEAALSQKVDDLKGLKENVIIGKLIPAGTGLSRYGNITVEPDKAIRDTIYPSFGLDNDMNGDFSGLGDTDFSDVDFANLDFADLDLGQEFNPDDFLNDFGGQADGGDLNLG; from the coding sequence ATGCTTGATGTAAACGCATTTGATCAAGTACGAATTGGTTTGGCAACAGCCGAAGAAATTCGTGGCTGGTCCCACGGCGAAGTAAAGAAGCCGGAGACCATTAATTACCGTACCTTGAAGCCTGAAAAGGACGGCCTGTTCGGTGAGCAGATCTTTGGACCTACTCGCGACTGGGAGTGCGCATGTGGAAAGTACAAGCGCGTGCGCTTCAAAGGCATTGTATGCGAACGCTGCGGTGTAGAGGTAACTCGCTCCCGTGTGCGTCGTGAACGCATGGGCCATATTGAATTGGCTGCTCCAGTTACACACATCTGGTTCTTCAAGGGAGTACCATCTCGCTTGGGCTACCTGCTTGACATGTCTCCAAAGGATCTTGAAAAGGTTATTTACTTTGCTGCCTACATGGTAACTAAGGTAGATGAAGAGACTCGTCATGCTGATTTGCCAGATTTGCAAGACGAATTTGATGTAGAAATTAGCCGTTTGGCTCAGCGTCGCGACAATGAGCTGGATACTCGTGCTAAGAAGCTGGAAGAAGATCTTGCTGAACTTGAAGCAGAAGGCGGAAAGTCTCCTGCAAAGGCAAAGCTGCGCAGCAGTGCAGAACGTGAACTGAAAAATATTCGCCAAAAGTATGATGACGAAATTGCTCGTTTGACTGCTGTATGGGATAAGTTCATGAGCCTCAAGCCAGGCGACATGGAGGGCGATGTAGATCTGTGGCGTGAAATGGAAGATCGCTACGGAGATTACTTCGAAGGCTGCATGGGTGCTGAAGCAATCCGTCAGCGTTTGCTGGACTTCGATTTGCAAGCAGCAACTGAAGAACTTCAAGATGCTATTGCAACCGGAACTGGTCAGCGCAAGGCTCGTGCTTTGAAGCGTTTGAAGGTTGTGCGTTCCTTCGTAGATACCGGCAAGTCCCCAGCCGCTATGGTATTGGATGTTATTCCAGTAATTCCACCAGATTTGCGCCCAATGGTTCAGCTCGATGGTGGACGCTTTGCAACATCTGATTTGAACGACTTGTATCGTCGTGTTATCAACCGTAACAACCGTTTGAAGCGCCTGATTGAACTTGGTGCTCCAGAAATTATGTTGAACAATGAAAAGCGTATGCTTCAGGAAGCAGTCGATTCCTTGTTCGATAACGGTCGTCGCGGACGCCCAGTAACAGGTGCATCCAACCGCCCATTGAAGTCACTTTCTGACATGCTCAAGGGTAAGCAGGGTCGATTCCGTCAAAACTTGCTGGGTAAGCGTGTAGATTACTCTGGTCGTTCCGTAATCGTGGTTGGACCATCCTTGCGTATGCACCAGTGCGGTTTGCCAAAGTCCATGGCTTTGGAGCTGTTCAAGCCATTCGTTATTAAGCGTTTGGTAGACAAGGGATACTCCCAGAACATGAAGAGCGCAAAGCGCTTGGTAGATCGCGGTGATGTCGTGGTATGGGATGTGCTTGAAGAAGTTATTGCTGAGCATCCAGTACTGCTCAACCGTGCACCTACTTTGCACCGTTTGGGTATTCAGGCATTCGAGCCAGTACTTGTTGAAGGTAAAGCAATTCACCTGCCACCATTGGCTTGTGCAGCATTTAACGCTGACTTCGATGGTGATCAGATGGCAGTTCACTTGCCTCTGTCTGCAGAAGCTCAGGCTGAAGCTCGTACCCTCATGATGGGTTCTGACAACATTTTGAAGCCAGCAGACGGTCACACCGTAACCATGCCTTCCCAGGATATGATTATTGGTCTGTTCTATCTGTCTACAGTTGTTGAAGGTGCTAAGGGACAAGGTCGCGTTTTCAGCTCTATGGCTGAAGCTCGCATGGCTTTGGACTTGGGTGAGATTGATATGCAGGCTCGAATTCTGATTCGCCAGCCAGAAGACTTCGTACTTCCAAAGAACTGGCAGCCATCAGAAGTTGAGATTATCGATCCAATCGATAATGGCGTAACCGTTGCAAAGGAAGAACGCTTTGCAGATGGTTCCGTACTCTTCGCTACCTCATATGGTCGTATGCTCTTCAATGAGACTCTGCCAGTTGACTATCCATTCGTCAATGAGCAGGTGGCTAAGGGCAAGCTCTCCGGCATTGTTGATGATATTGCAGCTCGTTACTCTACGCAGCAAGTAGCAGCAACATTGGATGCTTTGAAGGATCTTGGCTTTACACGTGCACCATGGTCGGGTGTTACTATGGCGTTCTCCGATATTGTTGCTCCAAGCAACCATCAGGAGATTGTTGCATCCTACGAAGATCAGGCTCGTAAGGTTAATAGCCAGTATGATATGGGTCTGCTCACAGAAGAAGAGCGTAAGCAAGAACTGATTAACCTGTGGACTGAATGTACCGATAAGGTTGCAGAAGCTATGCAGGAAAACTTCCATGATGATAACAATGTGAACATCATGGTTCAGTCTGGAGCACGCGGTAACTGGATGCAGATTCGTCAGATTGCTGGTATGCGAGGCTTGGTGGCTGATCCTAAGGGTGAAACCATCGCTCGTCCAGTAAAGTCCAACTATCGTGATGGTCTATCTGTGCTTGAGTACTTCATCTCTCAGCACGGTGCACGTAAGGGTCTGGCAGATACCGCATTGCGTACAGCAGAATCTGGTTACTTGACTCGTCGACTCGTTGACGTATCTCAGGACGTTATTGTACGTTCTCACGACTGCGGTTCCAAGAAGGGTCTGCCAATGCAGATTGCAGAACGCGATGCTGATGGCAACCTCACTTTGGTCAAGAGTGCAGACGGCGGTCCATACTCTCGTATTCTCGCTGCAGATGTTATCGATCCAGCAGACGGCGAAACCGTACTGTACAAGCGCGGCGACGCTCTGTCTATGGATGTACTGAACGATTTGGTTGCTCATGGCGTAGAAACCGTATCTGGTCGTTCCGTGCTCACTTGCGAATCCACTAATGGTGTGTGTGCAATGTGCTACGGCTGGTCCTTGGCAACTAACCGCTTGGTGGACATTGGTGAAGCAGTTGGTATTGTGGCTGCACAGTCCATTGGTGAGCCTGGTACACAGTTGACACTGCGTTCCTTCCACTCTGGTGGTGTGGCATCGGCATCCGATATTACGCAGGGTCTTCCTCGTGTTGCTGAGCTTTTCGAAGCACGTAACCCTAAGGGTGAAGCTCCAATTGCTGCAGACGCAGGTACTGTACGTATTGAAGATACTGAAGCAGGACGTAAGATTTTGCTCAGCCCAGATGACGGTAGCGACGTAGTGGAATACCCAGTATCTCGTCGTAACCCAGTTATCGTTCAAGATGGACAGCACGTTGAAGCTGGCGACCAGTTGACTGAAGGTTCTGTTGACCCTAAGAAGATTACTGATATCTTGGGTGCTCGTGCAGGTCAGGTATCCATTGTGGAAGGCGTTCACGATGTATACCGCAGCCAGGGTGTAGATATTCACGACAAGCATATTGAAGTGATTGTGCATCAGATGTTGCGTCGCGTTACCGTTATTGAATCCGGTGACACGAAGTATCTGCCAGGTGAACTGGTAGATCAGCAAATCTTCCGTGCTGCAAACAAGGCTGCCGTAGCTGCAGGTCAGAAGCCAGGCGTCGGACGTCCAGTATTGATGGGTATTACCAAGGCTTCCTTGGCAACTGAATCATGGTTGTCTGCCGCTTCCTTCCAGGAGACCACTCGCGTTTTGACCGAGGCTGCTTTGAGCCAGAAGGTTGACGATTTGAAGGGTCTGAAGGAGAACGTGATTATCGGTAAGCTCATTCCAGCAGGTACCGGTTTGTCTCGTTACGGCAACATTACTGTCGAGCCAGATAAGGCTATCCGCGACACTATCTACCCAAGCTTCGGTTTGGATAACGATATGAACGGCGACTTCTCTGGTCTGGGCGATACCGACTTCTCTGATGTTGACTTCGCAAATCTCGACTTTGCAGATCTTGATTTAGGTCAGGAATTTAATCCAGATGACTTCCTCAATGATTTTGGAGGACAGGCTGATGGAGGAGACCTGAACTTAGGCTAG
- a CDS encoding helix-turn-helix domain-containing protein, protein MVRTRSRLEGASATLRAAVNGFKARFAYPDHPNPMRAEDLLAERALFGDEDAQDELYDKVYAPMKKEEHKTQILSTLKNYLFTGYSLEKTARALNVHPNTIRYRLKKSIQLTGWDATDSHEAYVLLTAIKIGLHKDALALMSKH, encoded by the coding sequence ATGGTTCGTACTCGTTCACGTTTAGAAGGCGCATCTGCAACATTGCGTGCTGCCGTCAACGGTTTCAAGGCTCGGTTTGCCTACCCAGATCATCCTAATCCTATGCGTGCTGAAGATTTGTTGGCTGAGCGCGCACTGTTTGGCGATGAGGACGCTCAAGATGAACTGTATGACAAAGTTTATGCTCCCATGAAGAAAGAGGAACATAAAACGCAGATTTTATCTACTCTGAAGAATTATCTCTTTACTGGCTATTCGTTAGAGAAAACTGCGCGCGCCTTAAATGTGCATCCTAACACGATTCGTTACCGTTTGAAGAAATCAATCCAACTCACTGGTTGGGATGCTACGGATTCGCATGAAGCATATGTGCTGCTTACAGCTATTAAAATTGGCTTGCATAAGGATGCCTTAGCCTTGATGAGCAAGCATTAA